Within the Gloeobacter kilaueensis JS1 genome, the region CAAGCAGGTTTACTCGCTCGATCAAAATGCCGGGCTCGACATCGATGCCGAAAGCGCCGCCTTCAACGGCAGCGAGCCCGAGCAGGAGGAATTTTGATGGTCCAGCTGCAGTCCCCTCCCGAGACCCTCGAAATTGCGGGCCGCCGCTTTCGCTCCCGATTGATGACCGGTACCGGCAAGTACCGCTCCTTTGAGCAGATGCGCGCGGCGATCGAAGCTTCTGGCTCCGAGATCGTCACCGTCGCCATCCGCCGCGTCCAGGAGGGTGTGCCTGGCCACGGCGGCCTGGGCCAGCAGCTCGACTGGAGCCGCTACTGGCTTTTGCCCAATACCGCTGGGAGCAGCACCGCCGAGGAAGCGGTGCGCTACGCCCAGTTGGGCCGCGAGATGGCAAAAGTGCTTGGCCAGGAGGACAACAACTGGGTCAAACTCGAGGTCATCCCCGAGAGCAAGTACCTGTTGCCCGATCCCCTCGGCACCCTCCAGGCCGCCGAGCGGCTGATCAAACTGGGATTTGTTGTTCTGCCCTACATCAACGCCGATTTTCACCTCGCCCGCCGTCTCTGGGAGATGGGTTGCGCCACGGTCATGCCCCTCGGTTCACCGATTGGCTCCGGCCAGGGGCTGCAGAACGCTGCCGCGATTGCGCTCATCATCGCCGAATCGCCCGTACCGGTGGTGGTCGATGCCGGTATCCGCACCCCTGCCGACGCCTGCCGGGCGATGGAGATGGGAGCCCAGGCGCTGCTGGTCAACACCGCCATCGCCCAGGCAGAGGATCCTCAAGCCATGGGCCGGGCGATGGGCCTCGCCTGCGAGGCGGGACGGCTCGCCTTTGGGGCTGGAGCGATCCCGATCAAGCAGTACGCCAGTGCCAGCTCGCCCCTTGCCGGTCGGCTCGGCTGAAATATTTCTCGCTCGTCGCTTATCACGATTGCCATGAAGATCATCCGGACTGTGGCAGGACTCGAAGCGTACCGGCGCGTCCGCTCCGCCGTCGCGGGCCTCGACATTGGCCTGGTGATGACGATGGGAGCCCTGCACGCCGGGCATCGCAGCTTGATCGCCCGCGCCCGCCGCGAGAACGCGGCGCTGGTGGTGAGCATCTTCGTCAACCCCCGTCAGTTTGGCCCCAACGAGGATCTGGCGCGCTACCCGCGCCCGATCGATAGCGACCTTGCCCTCTGCCGCGATGAAGGTGTGGATGTGGTCTTCGTTCCTGAAGCGCAGGAGCTGTACCCGCCCGGTTTCGGCACCCAGGTGCTTCCAGACCCGGCCCTCACCAGTACGCTGTGCGGCCTCTCGCGGCCCGGCCATTTTCAGGGGGTGGCGACGGTGGTGGCCAAGGTGATCAACATCGTGCAGCCCGCCCGCACCTACTTTGGCCAGAAGGACGCCCAGCAGGTGGCGGTGATCCGCTCTGTCTGCCGCGATCTCAACTTGAGCAGCCGGATCGTCGCCTGTCCTATCGTGCGCGACAGCGATGGCCTCGCCCTCAGCTCCCGCAATATCTACTTGAGCCCTGCCGAGCGCACTACGGCCCTGGCGCTACCGGCTGCCCTGCACCGGTCGCTGGCGCTGTGGTCCACTGGAGAACGCCAGGCTACTGTCCTCGAAGCCGCCGTGCGCGAGCGTCTGGCAAGCGAAGCCAACTTGAGCGTCGAGTACGTGGCGATCGTCGATCCTGATGGGCTTTATCCCCTCGAACAGGTGCAGGGGCGGGCCCTGGTCGCAGCGGCGGTGCGGGTCGGCACCACCCGGCTCATCGACAACGTTCTACTGGGCCAGAGCGAGCAGCGCTCTTCGATCATCGCGATCGACGGCCCGGCGGGGGCCGGTAAATCTACCGTCGCCCGCCGCCTCGCCCTGCGCCTGGGCTTTCTTTATATCGACACCGGGGCGATGTACCGCGCCGTCACCTGGAAGGCGCTGACCCTCGGCATCGACCCCCAGGACGGTGAGCGGTTGAGTGACCTGACCCGCCGGATGACCATCCGCCTCGCTCCCGGCTACCAGAGTGCTTTTCCGACCCGCGTCTGGGTGGACGGCGAGGAGGTGACCCGGCAGGTGCGCGAGGAGGCGGTCTCGCTGGCGGTGAGCGCTGTCTCCTCCCACCCCGGCGTGCGCAGCGAACTGGTGGACCAGCAGCGCCGATTGGGCAAGCTGGGCGGCGTCATCCTCGATGGCCGCGACATCGGCACCCACGTCTTCCCAGAAGCCGACTTGAAGATCTTTCTCACCGCCGCCGTCGCCGTGCGCGCCCAGCGCCGGGCGGAGGATCTGCGCGCCAAGGGCCTGCCCGTTCCCGATCGCGATCTGCTTGAAGAACAGATCCGATCCCGCGACGAGCAAGATTCCAGCCGCGCCTATGCCCCCCTGCGCAAGGCGACCGACGCCATCGAAGTCGTCACCGATCACTTCAGCATCCAGCAGACCGTCGAGCGGTTGCTCGCCCTCTACCGCGAAAAAGTCGAGGGCGACCACCCATGAGTCCCGGACCGCAGTCCTACCAGCAGGTACCGATCGTCGAGTGCGGCGAAGCCCTGGTTGAGTTGCCGGTCGAATTCGCCCGCCAGACGCCTCATCCTTACGCGGTTCTCGGAGCCCCCTACGGCCAGGGCACACCCTTTGCCCTGCGCACGGGCGTCGTCCAGAAGCTCATCGCCGCCCAAAATTTCTTGCAGGCCCGGCACCCCGAACTGCGGCTCCTGATCTTCGATGCCTACCGGCCCGTCGCCGTCCAGCAGTTTATGGTCGATTGGACGTTCGCGGATCTGGTGGCTCGCGCCAATCAGCAGCCAGAAGAACTGTCTGTCGAACAAAAACAAGCTTTCTACCAGCAGGTCTACCAGTTCTGGGCCAGACCCAGCCTCGATCCGGCTACCCCGCCGCCCCACAGCACCGGGGCCGCCGTCGATCTCACCTTGCTCACCGAAGCTGGCACTCCCGTAGCGATGGGGGGAGATATCGATGAAATCGCACCCCACTCCTACCCGGATCACTACGCTGCAGCCGATTTGCCTGCCGAACGCCAGTTTCACCACCTTCGCACCCTGCTGCGCTCGGCGATGACGGCTGCAGGTTTTAGCCAGCACCCGCGCGAGTGGTGGCATTTTTCCTGCGGCGACCAGATGTGGGCCTTTCATTCCGGGCAGCCTGTCGCCCACTACGGTGGATTGGTAGATTTTTAGAGGAGCATCACCACCAGGCCAAGCAATCACCCCTGCCACCTGCGCCTCTCAAAGGCCACTTTCAGCAGCACCGATTGCAGCTCGTCTGGCAGCAAAGAAGTCAGAGCGGTTCAGCTCAGAGGCGTCCCTGATAGCCTTGAGCGCGTTTGAGGTTATTTTGACCGAGCATCAGCCGTAAGAAAACATAGGTATCCAGCAGATACGCCTCAGTCATGTTCGGCGTTCCATGACTCTTCGATCGGTGTCTCGATGTCACCCTGGATAATGCCGGTACCAGCCATAAACCCGAAGACGGATGGTGCTTGTACCATGAAGGGAACCAGCTTCGCTACCGGCTTGCCTCGTTTGGTGATAATCACCTCTGTGCGCTGCTGCTCGACTTGATCCATTAATTTCAGGCATTGTGCCTTGAAATCTGCAGCAGAAATTTCTCTAGGCAAGTGTGTCATCCGCAACTCTCTATACAGTCACGCGCCTACAGTTATATTGCTACTTTGAGTGCTTTATGAAAAGGGCGATCCGGTTCTTTGCATACACCTGCTTGAAGTGCGGCTCGGTGCGGAGCTTGTTCTGCAGGGCGATAAGATAGGGCGCGTCGCATTCGGTGCCGGGATTGAGCAGATCTAGAAGCACGTAGCGGTACGCGGGCAGCAAGGCCAGATCGAGGGGCGTGGTTTTGCGGAACATCTCGATCGTGCGCCGCTCGCTCAAGTGAGGAGCGATGTCCGAAGTCGTGAGCACGCCTCCGGTCGCATCTACCAGGGCAATCGCCTCGCGGATCTGAGCGAGGTTGGCCAGGTGGCTCATCTGGGGACTGAAAAATGAGGTGAAGCGCGCCTGGGTACAAAAGCCAATCACCAGCCAGCCCATCAGGATCTTCGGTGTGATCCGACGGCCCTGCCGGAGCACGAACCCGAGCCAGACCGCGAGGGCCAGCACTGCGAGCACTCGAAATTGGGAGGGCACGACCAGGAGCGCACCTGCGATCGCAAGGGCAATCTGAAGCGGTCGTCCGGTAAGAAATTCGTTGTTCTTCTCGGCTTTGAGGGAGACGACGAACCAGAACAGTAAAAAAGGAAAGATCGGCAACTGGTACTGAAAGCGCAGATCCCGCTGTAGAGGCAGCGAAGAGAGCAGGTTGAGGCCGAGCATCGGCAGGGCGGGTAGAGCGCTCAAGATGAGCCGCCAGCGCAGGGCAACCGCCACGGGCACCAGTAGCGCCACCAGGTACAGCAGGCTCTCCGGCTGCACCAGCCGTACGAGGACGAGAGTGGGTTCGCGCACCAGCCGCAGGACGATCTCCGTTGCCGAGTTGCCCAGATAGCTGTAGCGGCCCAGCGCCTGCATCTGATCGCCGCTGAAGGTGGGTATGACCCACTGACTGGCGAAAACAAACCAGGCAAGTCCGACAGCTGTGAGTGCCACGCCGTAGCGCCGCCGGTTTTTCAGCAGCAGCCAGAGGCCCATCGCCGCCACGGTCAACCCCAGCACTTCCTTGCAGCTGAGTACGAGGAGAGTGGCGATTGTAAGTTGCACAGGCCGCCGGGCCAGGGCCGCCCAGAGCGCCCAGAGAATTGCCGGGAGGGCGATCACCTCCGGATGAAAGTCGAATATAGCGATGTTGAAGAGCGCCGGATAGAGCAGATAGGCGACGGCTGCCACCCGCCGCCAGTGCTCTTCTAACCCGGCCTGGGCCGCCAGCCCATACATCGGCATCGCCCCGAGCGAGAGCGAGAGCGCCTGCACAAAAAAGAGCCAGTAAACGCCCGGCACCAGCCTGTAGAGCAGAGCGAGCGGGTAGAGAACAACTGCTGCGTGGTCGCCCAGGATGTGAAAGCCCATCGTCGTGCTGAAGGGAAACTCGCCCCGGCTGATGAGATACACGCCCTGATCAAAGATGCCCAGATCAAAAAGCCGCGATTGAAAAAGCTCGTGGTGCAGCGCCGCTGAGCCGAAGAGCACGACAAAGCCCAGCGAAACGGCAACAAGTAGAAAGATACCGGGACGGCTCGCGATCACATCCAGTAAGTCGGAGGCAGAGACAGTTCAACTGGGGGCGTAGGGACCGTTTCCCAGCCAGTGGGCCTTGCTGCCCCCGTCGGCGCGCAGACCCTCGTAGAAGAAAAATACCTCCCCCAGGAGTTTTCGGTCGCGGTTGAGGGCGACGCAGCGCAATAGATCCTCCCGGCTCAACTCGGTGCCGTTCGCCTTCAGGGCAATGCCGGGGGCGGTCCGCTCCAGTGCTGCCGAAGAAAGATAACGGCCAAATTTGTCGATCTCTACTTTGTAGGCGCGAAAATTTTCGCGGTACACCTGCGGATGCAACAGATCGAACAACTCCTGCTCGCTCCAGGCTTTGACGTCCTGTAACAGGTGGGTGAGGCTAAAAGGGTACACCGCCGGAGCCAGCGACAGGAGCAGATCCGAGCGCACCGCCTTGATGCACATTCGTAGACGCTCAAGAAAGGCTGTAAGCTCGTCGGCCCGCCACTGCAGCCAGCGGCGCTCCTGGGGATCAAAGGGAACTTCCCGGCCCGTCGCTGCCGCGTATCGCCGGAGCGTGAGCGGGTCGTAGCCGCCTTCTACCGGCAGGCCCGGCAACCGGTCGCAGCCCTGCACGCCCTGCACCGGGTAATTTTCTGCCACTTCCACGATCAGATCGATCAAAAACGCCTGCACCTGTGGGTCAAAAGCGTTCATCCAGGCGAGGCCATTTTTGACCAGCAGTGCCCCACCCCGCTCGCAGGCCCGCCACTCGGGCCGGGCTGCCAGAATATGGCCGCCATCTGCCCTGGCTGCACAGGCAAAACCGTACTCGAACCAGGGAATGACGGTTCGGATACCAGCCCGGCCCGCTTCTTCGATGACTTCCGCCAAAGGATCGCGGCCCTGTTCAGCGTAGAGCGGATCGATCTCGACGCCGAAGTGCTCGCCCATCACCCGGCTTGGATAAAGGGTGAAACCTTTGTTCCAGACCACCGGAAAAACAGCGTTGAAGCCAGCATCCGCCAGCAGCTGCATCGCCTCGACGATCGCCTGCCGTGAGTGTAGAACGGCGCTGCCGACGTTCGTGAGCCAGACCCCGCGCAGAGCGCTCACCGGAGCAAACCCGCCTTGAAATCTTTTTGTAGTATTTTTGAAATATATTTTCGCACGGGACAGATCGGCGTGGTGGCAGGGACGGTGGGCGCTTACATCCATACCCATGGTCGCATCGGCGTGCTGGTGGAGGTCAACTGTCAGACCGACTTTGTTGCCAAGGGCGAAGAGTTCCAGCAACTGGTCAAAGACATCGCCATGCAGATTGCCGCCAGCCCCAACGTCGAGTAGGCCGAATTGGCCTGATCGGACTATTCCCCGTCGGAGGAGAGAAGATTCTCCAATTTTGTCTGTTACAATTGATACAGATCAGTCGAATGGTCCTGGATGGACCCGAAGGGATAGCGATGACCGTGCATACGGTATCTCATAACGTGCAGGGATTCTGGCAGCGGCTCGAGCAGTGGTGGGAGACTTCGCGACAAAAAAGTGAGCGCGAGCGTCTACGCATCGAGCAGGAGACCAAAGATTTGCCTTATCTGGTGCGGCGTTGCGTTGAGCGCGAGTACTACGGCAAGCACTAACAGCCATTTCAAGAGCAATAACAACAGCTTGTAAGCGAGGCTGGTTACCAGGCTCTCTGGGGCGAGCCGCACCGGGTCAAAATAGATAGAAGGACCCTGTTGCGAAGGAGCCGTCATGGATGAGCGCTCGGAGCTGCCGGTAATCGATATCGCTGCGCTCGTGGGCGGCCAGGGCAATCGAAGGCAGGTAGCGGCCCAGATCGACCGGGCCTGCCGGCAGTGGGGATTTTTTTACATTACGAATCACGGTGTCAGTGCGGCCCTGGAGCGACAGCTGGAGGAGCAAAGCAGGCTATTTTTCAGCCGTGCTTCGGCGGATAAGCTCAAGATCGCGATGGTCCGGGGCGGTCGGGCCTGGCGGGGTTACTTCGATGTGGGCGGTGAGCTGACCTCCGGCGTGCCGGACTGCAAGGAGGGACTGTACTTTGGCCAGGAACTGCCAGAAGATCATCCGCTGGTGCACTCGGGCACACCCTTGCATGGAGCGAATCTTTTTCCTGACGGGATGCCGCTTTTTCGCTCAGCCGTGCTCGAATACATAACCGCTCTGAGCGAACTGGGCCACGCGCTGATGGCCGGTATCGCCCTTGGGCTGGGCCTCGATGAAACCTACTTTGCCCGGCACTGTACAGGGGAACCGCTGGTGCTCTTTCGCATCTTCAACTATCCGCCTGCCCCGCCGGACGATCATAGTTGGGGCGTAGGCGAACATACGGACTACGGGCTGCTCACCATCCTCAAGCAGGACGATACCGGTGGCCTGCAGGTAAAGTCAGAGGCAGGCGGCTGGCAGCCGGTCGCGCCGATTCCCGGCACCTTCGTGTGCAACATCGGAGACATGCTGGAGTGCATGAGCGGCGGCCTCTATCGCTCGACTCCCCATCGCGTCCTCAATCGCAGTGGTCAGGCCCGGCTCTCGTTTCCGTTTTTCTTCGATCCTGGCTTTTATGCCCGCGTCGGACCGATTGCCGGACTCGCTGCCACCCCCTCAGACGGCCACGAGCGGTGGGATGGTGCGAGCGTACACGACTGGCAGGGCATCTACGGCGATTATGTACTCGCTAAAGTTGGTCGGGTCTTCCCGCAGTTGCAGCAGGCCGTCCTGTAGGAGCGACAGGGCGGCTGCTGAAGATTGATCGGGTAACCCTGTGCGTTGCTCGAAGAAAAAGTTTAGCTGCGCAACTGCACGTCGCGGACTGAAAAGCCCTTTTGTACCAGCTGGGGAGCGAGGGCAATCTGATTTTCGACCCGGTCCACGAACATGATGCCGTCGAGGTGGTCGATCTCGTGCTGGATGCAGCGGGCCAGCAGTCCCGAAGCTTCAAGGCTCATCGGCCTGCCGTTCAAGTCGCGGTAGGTGGCGACGATGCGGGCCGGACGGCGCACATCGGCCCAGACGCTCGGTACGCTCAGGCAGCCTTCTTGATCGACTTCGAGGTCACCGCTGGCCTGTTTGATAGCCGGGTTGACGAGCACCAGCGGTGGCCTGGCAGCGTTTTCGGGGTCGATATCGACGACGATGAGCCGCTTGTTGACGCCCACCTGGGGAGCAGCGAGGCCAATACCGTCGGAGCTGTACATGGTCTGGAGCATCTGGGCCGCCAGTTTGCGCACCTCGTCGTTGATGCCTGAGATCTGTTTGCTGCCCTGGCGCAGCACCCGGTCCCCGAGCGTGTGAATGGTCAGGGGCGGCTTTGCCAGTTTTTGCTTGGGGATCTGCAGTTGGTTTGCCATGTAAAGAAATCGCTCTGTTTCTTTATTATGGCATCGCCAGGATCGCCAGGAACTCTAGACGGCGACGGCCTGGACACTCAAGGCCCGGTTCCACTGGCGCGGGTGTTCGAGAATCTGACCGGTGCCCAGAGCCAGACTTGCCAGGGGCGACTCGGCGATATGCACACAGATGCGCGTCTCGCTTGCGATCAGCTCATCGAGGCCCCGCAGGAGCGCTCCGCCGCCACAGAGCACGATGCCGCGCCGGTAGATGTCGGCGATAAGTTGGGCCGGAGTGTGCTCCAGGGTGCGCCGCACCGCCTGCACGATCGTCTTAATCGGCTCGCGGATGCACTCGCGCACCTCGGCTTCGTGGACGACGAGGGTACGCGGCAGCCCCGAGAGTAGATCCTGACCGCATACCTCGAAGGTTCCGTCCTGCTCGCTGTCGATGGCCGAGGCCAATTCGAGCTTGAGCTGCTCGGCAATGTGCTCGCCTACGATCAGGTCGTAGGTCTTGCGCAGGTACTGGGCAATCACCTCGTTCATCACGTCGCCCGCCACCGGTACCGACTGGGAGACGACGCAGCCCTGGGCACAGAGTACTGCCACCTCGGTGCTGCCGCCGCCGATATCGACGATCATGCTGCCCACGGGTGAGTTGACCGGCAGACCGGCACCAATTGCCGCTGCAAGCGGTTCTTCGATGAGCAGCACCGAGCGCGCTCCTGCCTGGGCCGCCGTCTCAAGCACCGCCCGCCGCTGGACCTCGGTAACGCCACTCGGAATACCGATCACCATGCGGGCCACCGAAGCGGAAGGACCGATTGCCTGACGCACGAAGTGCTTGAGCATGATCGCCGCTGAATCAAAGTCGGTGATCACTCCCTCGCGCAGCGGGCGGGAGAGCACCAGATTTGCCGGGCAGCGGCCCAGCAACTGACAGGCTTCTTCCCCGGCCATCACCAGCTCACCGCCGTCGCGGGCCAGCGCAACAACCGAGGGTTCGGTCAATACGATTCCCTGGCCACTGCGATAAATCAACGTGTTCGCCGAACCGAGGTCTATCCCGACTTCACAGGCCGAGCGGCTAAAGAATCTAAACACAATATTCGTGCCCCTGCGCGCGTTCAGTGGACTGAAGGAATAGTTATGACCTCATTTATTTGAGGGAGAGCAGGATCTAGACGACAGGACAATGCTTACAGACAGCTTATTCTTCCCTCGTCTTTTTGGGTACTCCCTGTTTGGGTTCTCGGGTGGGGATATGTCTTTAGACATAGGCCAAAAGTACCGGTGTTCGCCTTTGGCGGCTGGAGCTGATGCGATGGATTCTGTCAACCAGCCGGTGGAGGACAGTAGAATTGAGGCAGTGTCGCAACACTGCTTCACCATTTTGGGAGCCTGAATGGACTTCGGAGTCGGTTTTCTTACGAACAACGTCATGTTGCCCATCCTGGACTTTCTGTACCGGATAGTCCCCAACTATGGCGTCGGCATCGTGCTGTTGACACTGATCGTCAAGGGACTGCTCTGGCCGCTGGGAGCAGGCTCCATTCGCAACATGCGCAAGATGCAGGTGGTGCAGCCGGAGATGCAGCGCCGCACCAAAGAAATTCAAGAAAAGTACAAAAACGACCCCGAGCGGTTGCGCCAGGAGATGTCGGGCATCTACAAGGAGTACGGCAACCCCTTCGCCGGTTGCCTGCCGCTGGTCGTCCAGATGCCGATTTTGTTTGCGCTCTTTGCCACCCTGCGCGGTTCGCCCTTCGGCGATACAGTGCAGATGACGAACGTGCAGATCAAGCCGACGACCGAGTTGAGTCAGGTGCAGGCCGAGGGCAAGAGCGGTTCCCACACGATCTACCTCAACGAGCAGCGCGAGCGCGCCCAGGTCGTCTTTGAACCGACCTCCGCCAAAGTTCCAGTCGGCCAGTCGCTGCAGTTCAAAGTCGAGAGCAGTGGTGGTCAGCCTTTTACTGCTCTGCCGGTGCGCTACGAAATTGCCTCCGGTGCTGATAAAGCCCGGATCTCAGCCGATGGTCTGTTGACGGCGAGTGCTGTGGGTGATGTCAACGTTCACACCACCGTGCCCGGCATCGCCGCCGAAAAAGGCTTTTTGTTCATCGAGCAGCTCGGTCGCACCGGCATCTCCGGCAAGGACGGCATCCACTGGGACGTGATGATTATGATCGTCCTTTTTGGCATCTCGCTCTATTTTTCCCAGAACTACACCGCCAGCAAAAACCCGAACATGACCGATCAGCAAAAGCAGATCAACAAGATCACCCCTTTTGTCTTCTCGGGGATGTTCGTCTTCTTCCCGCTGCCGGCGGGCGTGCTACTGTACATTTTGTTGTCGAACCTCTTCCAGATTTTGCAGACCTACATTCTCTACCGCGAGCCGCTGCCCGAAAATATTCAGCGCATCGTCGATCAATCCAGGCGCAAAGAAGAGGGCGACAAACCCCTGCCTTTTGAGAACAACAAGACCCGCCGCAAGAAAAAAGCATGATCGAACCTGAGACTGAGACCGAGGAAGCCCGCCGCTGGCTGCAGTCCGTCTTGCAGCTGATGGGTTTGCCCGACGGTATCCAGCTCACCCCAGCCCCCAACGACCCGGCCAGTCTGCCGTGGCTTGAGATCCGCGAGGACGGACTGACCAGCGCCCACAAGGAGCTGTTGCTGGCCCGCGAGGGCGAGGCGCTCGATGCGCTGCAATTTTTGCTCAACACGACGATGCACCTGCAGAGCGACCACAAGCAGGCGTACACGGTCGAGCTGGCCGGTTACCGCCACAAGCGCCACCAGCAACTGAGCGAGATGGCCTGGGAGGCAGCGGCGGCAGTGCGCTCCAGCGGCCAAGAATTTGTCTTTGGGGCGCTCTCAGCGGCGGAGCGCCGTCAGATTCACATGCTGCTGCAGGAGGAGCCGGATCTGGCCACCTACAGCCGGGGCAAGGAACCGGAGCGCCGTCTGGTGGTCCGGCCCCGCACCGACGAGGACGATACGCCTGGAGCGGACGAATAGCCTCTATCTGGGAGGAACACATGATGCTGCGCCCGATCGATCTGCGCGCTTTGGCCACCAGCCCCACCCGCAAAGTCGAGCTGGTAATCGACCAGCCCCTTGCCGGGTTCGAGAGTCTTACACCTGTGCAGGGAGAACTGCAGGTCATCCACCGGGGCGACTTTTTAGAAGTGCGCGGCACGGCCCGCACGATCGTCACCCTCAGCTGCGACCGCTGCTTGAAGCGCTTTAACCACCGGCTGCAGACCGATTTTGAAGAGGTGATCTGGTTGAGCGACGGCGAGGAAGAGTTGCCGCTGGAGCTGGAGGTGACGGCGGCCAACCTCGACGAGTCGATCCCCCGCGACGGCAAACTCGATCCGCTCGATCTCGTCTATCAGCACCTCTGTCTTGAATTGCCGACGCGCAATCTCTGCGACGCCG harbors:
- a CDS encoding YceD family protein is translated as MMLRPIDLRALATSPTRKVELVIDQPLAGFESLTPVQGELQVIHRGDFLEVRGTARTIVTLSCDRCLKRFNHRLQTDFEEVIWLSDGEEELPLELEVTAANLDESIPRDGKLDPLDLVYQHLCLELPTRNLCDADCQGVALKDADAQSTDQRWSALTQLLTQLELSDPERG